The genomic window TCGCGGAGAACGTGAACCCATCCGCCAGTTGATAAACGGTTGAAGGGCTGGTGGAGTCCAGGTCAACCCAGCCGCTCCCGCTTGCTTTCTGAAGTTTTACGTAGTCTCCCTGGAATACGCCAAGGCGATATCCAGTCATGGTGCCGGCCGTAATCGAGGCGGCGTCGTTGGTGTCTGACAGCAAGACCAGTGCAGCGTAGTTGTTGGCATTTACGGCCTGCAAGGTGACATCAGCGGAAACGTAGCCTGAAAACGTGTATATTGGATCCGAGGCCAGTTCTGCGGTGATATCCGTTACGAAGGAGTTGTTGTCCGCTCCGCTTGAAGTTTTGCGAAAAGCTCCGGCCCCTTCGTTTGCTCCATCCGTTGTGGCCATCACGACGAATCCGTTGGTGTTGCCTTCCCATGTCAGGTCGGGAAGTGCTGCATTGGTGTTGTTGAAGTTGTCGACCACCTCCGCCCGGGCTCCTAGTCCTAGCCAAGCCATAGATGTTGATATAAGTGTAATTGCTATCGATTTCTTTTTCATCTGACTCTCCTCGTTGACTCCTGTTGTTTTGACTCCTGTACTATTTCCCTGCACCTACTGTGCTTTTTAAAGCAAGCGCTTACAATATACAAGAAAATTGCCCCTGATTCAACCGTTTCAGAGTCATCGCTATAGTTCTTAGATCGTGAATTTACGCCGGATCCATAGAAGTCCGGCGCCTGATCCTAAAATGAGCGAAAGTGTTGCCGGCTCCGGGATGGCGGCCATATTGTAGGCATCGACATAGTAGGTGTCTGCTGTACTGACGACATAGGTGAATCCGCCATAGGTCGTTCCGGCGGGATCAACAAAGGCGGTATCGGTTCCGCTATTATCTTCGGCAATGGTGTCGGTGTAGTTTCCGGTCACATATCCCCATGAATAGTTGCCGGTTGCGCTGTCAATCGTGGCTGAAACATTCCAGCCATCCTGGAGTGCCAAACCCGACGAGGGTCCGGCTTGCAGGGTAACCCACCCGGCGCCACTCGCTTTTTGAAGTTCTACCTGATCGCCCGCGAATATGCCAAGGCGGTATCCATTCATGGTGCCTGCGGTGATGGCGGCGGCATCGCTGGTGTCCGACATAAGAACCAGCGCGGCATAGTTTGCAAAATTTACCGCGCGCGTGGTGTCGGCTCCAATATAGCCCGAAAACGTGTAAACCGTATCCAGCGCCAGCTCGGCGGTGATATCCGTTACAAAGGAGTTGGCAGCGGCTCCTGTTGAGGTTGTCCTAAAGGCACCGGTTCCTTCGTTCATGCTGCCAGTTGTCGCCTCGACACTGAATCCAGTGGTGTCTCCCGTCCACGTCAGATCCGCCGCTCCGCCGACATTGTTGAAGTGATCGATAACTGCCGCGCCGGCCCCTGTGGCGAAACCCCATATAGCGCAGGTCAAAATGGTTAGAATGGTTTTGTTCATTGGTTTTTCCCTCAGTTAATACTTAGGCTTTGCCGAACGCCGAACCTTAACAGCCAACTTCCATTTTTTTTCATTATCGCAGTATCGGTGTCCGTGCTTGATAGGCCGGACTTGACGAGAAAGTGCTTACATGGGACATTTTCTTTGCACAAAATCAGGGCTGGATAAAATATGGCTGATACCTATTTAACACGACAAACCCTGTTAGGGCGGGTGCTGAAAGAGAATGCTGAGGAGGCATGGGAGGAATTTGCGTCCATCTATCGCCCGTTCGTGTTGATCCTGCTGCGTCGCCTCGATATCCGTTGGGAGGAACAGGAGGATATTGCCCAGGAGGTGATGGTGAAAATTCTCAAGGACATTCAATCATACAATGGGAAATCGAAGTTCCGCACCTGGTTGATGACACTGGTGCGCAATACCGCCTACAGTCACTTGACCAAAAACAGCCGACTCAAGACCCGCGAAGAGAAATATGCCACCGACCCCACCGGACCGATACCAGAGCAGCACGATTTTGAGGAAATGTATCAAAAGCAGTGGGAGGCCTATATCTGCACGGTGGCATTTAAGCGCATCCAACCCAAGTTTACCGGCAAGGCGGTGGAAGTTTTTCAGATGACGATGGACGGCCAGGATGCCGACAAAATATGCCACAAACTGAAACTGACCAAGGAAACGGTCTATTGCCTGCGCACCCGGGTGAAGAATGCCTTGATCGATGAAGTGGCGCGTCTCTGCCAGCAGATGGAATTATAGTCATGGATCATGAACCAAAATCCGATCCCTCCGATGCCGAGATCGACCCGGCGCTTTCGGTCTTCTATTCACTGGCCAAGGAGGAGATCCCGCCGCACGAGCGTTCGTTGCTGTATAATGAAGTCCGAACCATCGGACAACGCTATTGCGACCATGTTAAAATTGCATCCGGCGGGCTCAAACGCATCAGCAAGGTATACGATCGCAAAACCGGACGGCACGTGGCCTTCGCTAGCCTGCGCGATCCGCAACGTAAGGAACTCTTCGATCCCTTCCTGCGTGAGGCCCGCCTGACCGGCGCGCTTCATCATCCCAACATTATCCCTGTTTACGAT from Pontiella desulfatans includes these protein-coding regions:
- a CDS encoding PEP-CTERM sorting domain-containing protein (PEP-CTERM proteins occur, often in large numbers, in the proteomes of bacteria that also encode an exosortase, a predicted intramembrane cysteine proteinase. The presence of a PEP-CTERM domain at a protein's C-terminus predicts cleavage within the sorting domain, followed by covalent anchoring to some some component of the (usually Gram-negative) cell surface. Many PEP-CTERM proteins exhibit an unusual sequence composition that includes large numbers of potential glycosylation sites. Expression of one such protein has been shown restore the ability of a bacterium to form floc, a type of biofilm.) yields the protein MNKTILTILTCAIWGFATGAGAAVIDHFNNVGGAADLTWTGDTTGFSVEATTGSMNEGTGAFRTTSTGAAANSFVTDITAELALDTVYTFSGYIGADTTRAVNFANYAALVLMSDTSDAAAITAGTMNGYRLGIFAGDQVELQKASGAGWVTLQAGPSSGLALQDGWNVSATIDSATGNYSWGYVTGNYTDTIAEDNSGTDTAFVDPAGTTYGGFTYVVSTADTYYVDAYNMAAIPEPATLSLILGSGAGLLWIRRKFTI
- a CDS encoding RNA polymerase sigma factor, which translates into the protein MADTYLTRQTLLGRVLKENAEEAWEEFASIYRPFVLILLRRLDIRWEEQEDIAQEVMVKILKDIQSYNGKSKFRTWLMTLVRNTAYSHLTKNSRLKTREEKYATDPTGPIPEQHDFEEMYQKQWEAYICTVAFKRIQPKFTGKAVEVFQMTMDGQDADKICHKLKLTKETVYCLRTRVKNALIDEVARLCQQMEL